A genomic segment from Triticum dicoccoides isolate Atlit2015 ecotype Zavitan chromosome 1A, WEW_v2.0, whole genome shotgun sequence encodes:
- the LOC119309949 gene encoding uncharacterized protein LOC119309949, translating to MLDRVAQVVGAWSAAARLAEPPHVSELRLPEHVIEAFPAPDRDFLELRSGAISGASCDGLLFLSVLNARFTPPAAGERRAGRASTHPAVPDPAHAPRVTRLVCNPLTRELSRLPDFVSDPEYDFMLATQMSMGVLTQSDRGQGPPDRFVAALLNGEQMLRFRSETGEWEAVALSPCFFPLPRPRRVTLDQETLAFGGRLWWVDLSWGALSADPFSDRPELSFVQLPRGSVLPEGAHGQARSLGVIDWHMHTPFRYRRMGVSQGRLRYVEVSRDEPFLLSSFVLDDGGSGWMQEHRVVLNKLWASHMSLPLQQGATTRIVLIDPVNANVVYLAVDTLAVVAVDMDREEVIGSYPYSDTAACIPCVLPPWLGSSRIPSAGGKKFVRKNKTLVDVVAYSDSYYKR from the exons ATGCTCGACCGCGTGGCGCAGGTCGTCGGAGCGTGGAGCGCGGCAGCGCGCCTCGCCGAGCCGCCGCATGTCTCCGAACTGCGCCTCCCGGAGCACGTCATCGAGGCCTTCCCCGCCCCCGACAGAGACTTCCTGGAACTGCGCTCCGGCGCCATCTCCGGCGCGAGCTGCGacggcctcctcttcctctccgTCCTAAACGCGCGCTTCACCCCTCCCGCCGCCGGCGAGCGGCGCGCCGGTCGGGCGAGCACGCACCCCGCCGTCCCCGACCCCGCCCACGCGCCCCGCGTCACACGCCTCGTCTGCAACCCTCTCACCCGCGAGCTATCCCGCCTCCCGGACTTCGTCTCCGACCCCGAGTACGATTTCATGCTCGCCACCCAGATGTCCATGGGCGTGCTCACCCAATCAGACCGCGGGCAGGGGCCGCCTGACAGGTTCGTCGCTGCCTTGCTGAACGGGGAGCAGATGCTCCGGTTTCGTTCGGAAACAGGGGAGTGGGAGGCCGTGGCGCTCTCGCCGTGCTTTTTCCCACTTCCGCGGCCGCGGCGAGTGACGCTGGACCAGGAGACGCTGGCATTCGGCGGTCGCCTGTGGTGGGTCGACCTGTCCTGGGGCGCACTCTCCGCTGACCCGTTCAGCGACCGGCCGGAGCTCTCCTTCGTCCAGCTGCCGAGGGGCAGCGTGCTGCCTGAAGGCGCGCACGGCCAAGCGAGGAGCTTGGGTGTCATCGACTGGCATATGCACACGCCCTTCAGGTACCGGCGCATGGGTGTCAGCCAAGGGCGGCTGCGCTACGTCGAGGTCTCTCGGGACGAACCGTTCCTTCTCAGCTCCTTCGTGCTCGACGACGGGGGCAGCGGCTGGATGCAGGAGCACCGGGTGGTGCTCAACAAGCTCTGGGCGAGCCACATGTCCCTACCCTTACAGCAGGGGGCGACGACACGCATTGTCCTCATTGACCCAGTTAATGCCAACGTCGTTTACCTCGCAGTTGACACACTAGCCGTCGTCGCCGTGGACATGGACAGGGAGGAGGTGATTGGGAGTTATCCGTACAGCGACACCGCCGCCTGCATACCATGTGTTCTTCCACCCTGGCTCGGATCAAGCCGGATCCCTTCTGCAGGAG GCAAGAAGTTCGTTCGGAAAAACAAGACTCTGGTAGATGTCGTAGCTTATTCCGACAGCTACTACAAAAGATGA
- the LOC119310050 gene encoding uncharacterized protein LOC119310050, translated as MEKWNKSNHIALLIMKATISPDISEALPKKDTAKDFLTEMEEQFKGSDKVYAHELFAKLLQKYTIDGNVRQHILRVVNAFTKLKALECSLSEALLVIIILESLPEEFEQFKVNYNSLKEKWPLSEMTARIVQEEERIMRQKKDHVFHVGSNKRKHDGQGFPKPQKRQVKKEGTKPFNPKAFKGKEAGGSSSAPSSSTAGENACNFCKEEGHYQRDCPGFLKWMNKRGIRYDPNHKRRNKKA; from the exons TGGAATAAGTCCAACCATATTGCGCTTCTCATCATGAAAGCGACAATATCGCCGGACATTTCTGAAGCACTCCCTAAGAAAGATACTGCTAAAGATTTCCTCACTGAAATGGAGGAGCAATTTAAAGGCTCCGACAAAGTGTATGCTCATGAGCTTTTTGCTAAACTTCTTCAGAAATACACTATTGATGGAAATGTTAGGCAGCACATATTGAGGGTGGTAAATGCTTTCACCAAGCTTAAGGCTTTGGAGTGTTCTTTAAGTGAAGCCCTTCTTGTCATAATTATTCTTGAGTCTCTTCCTGAAGAGTTTGAACAATTTAAGGTCAACTATAACTCTCTAAAGGAAAAATGGCCACTCTCTGAGATGACCGCAAGGATCGTCCAGGAGGAAGAAAGGATCATGAGGCAGAAAAAAGACCATGTCTTTCATGTTGGCTCTAACAAGAGAAAGCATGACGGACAAGGTTTCCCTAAGCCTCAGAAAAGGCAAGTCAAGAAAGAAGGCACTAAGCCATTCAACCCTAAGGCATTCAAGGGTAAAGAAGCCGGTGGTTCTTCTTCTGCTCCTAGCAGCTCCACTGCTGGAGAAAATGCTTGTAACTTCTGCAAAGAAGAGGGACACTATCAAAGGGACTGCCCAGGCTTTCTAAAATGGATGAACAAAAGAG GGATTCGATACGATCCAAACCataagaggaggaacaagaaagctTAA